A stretch of the uncultured Desulfobacter sp. genome encodes the following:
- a CDS encoding nickel-dependent hydrogenase large subunit, protein MSQSATKYTGKRLLIDPVTRIEGHLKIEVEIENAKVKNAWSSAQLFRGLETILKGRPPEDAPVFTQRVCGVCTNTHALTIIRAIEDALKLKISPLAILIRHLILATLIVHDHLVHFYHLHGFDWIDMASARQADPSKAGKILGQMSHRGDNPADLYIVQKKIKDFVNMGQLGFLENAYFLGGNPAYRLSQEENLILSAHYFEGLRVQLELGRAMALFAGKNPYFSSGVLWGNDLTAVDQLNLDEITEHVAKSWYTGDLARTPYEGETDPQYTHYDDKEKYSWSKAPRYKGEPMETGPLARRAIAYARKEKETRTLLDDFFKRAGMTSQDLFSTMGRTVCRVVETLMLVRKMKHWIDEAERRINAGDNTIHTPWQMPDSAQGVGTCCVTRGGLSHWIRIKNKKIENFQMVVPSTWNLGPRCANGKIGPVEQSLIGCPCPDPDRPVEILRTVHSFDPCIACAVHVIDNRGQP, encoded by the coding sequence ATGAGCCAATCGGCAACAAAATACACCGGAAAACGCCTGTTAATAGATCCTGTGACTCGAATTGAAGGACATTTAAAGATAGAGGTTGAAATCGAGAATGCCAAGGTCAAGAATGCATGGAGCAGTGCCCAGCTGTTCAGGGGCCTTGAAACGATCCTCAAAGGCCGCCCGCCCGAAGATGCGCCCGTATTCACCCAGAGGGTCTGCGGAGTGTGTACCAATACCCATGCACTGACTATCATTCGTGCCATTGAAGATGCTCTAAAGCTTAAAATTTCGCCACTTGCCATTCTGATTCGTCATCTCATTCTGGCCACTCTCATTGTTCACGACCACCTGGTCCATTTTTATCATCTGCACGGCTTTGACTGGATCGATATGGCGTCGGCACGCCAAGCAGACCCCTCAAAAGCCGGAAAAATTTTAGGTCAGATGAGTCATCGTGGGGATAACCCCGCAGACTTGTATATCGTTCAGAAGAAAATCAAAGATTTTGTAAATATGGGACAACTTGGATTTTTGGAAAATGCCTATTTTCTTGGGGGGAATCCTGCGTATCGGTTGTCCCAGGAAGAAAATTTGATTTTATCCGCACATTACTTTGAGGGACTTAGGGTTCAGCTTGAATTGGGAAGGGCCATGGCACTTTTTGCAGGAAAAAATCCCTATTTTTCTTCAGGTGTCTTGTGGGGCAATGATCTGACAGCCGTGGATCAATTAAACCTGGACGAGATCACCGAGCATGTGGCCAAAAGCTGGTATACAGGAGACCTTGCCCGAACACCTTATGAGGGCGAAACTGACCCCCAGTATACCCATTATGACGATAAGGAAAAATATTCCTGGTCAAAAGCACCGCGATACAAGGGCGAACCCATGGAAACGGGTCCTCTGGCCAGGCGGGCCATCGCCTATGCAAGAAAGGAAAAAGAGACACGAACCCTTCTGGATGATTTTTTCAAACGCGCCGGAATGACAAGTCAGGATCTTTTTTCCACCATGGGAAGAACCGTGTGCCGGGTGGTGGAAACCCTCATGTTGGTTCGGAAGATGAAACATTGGATTGATGAAGCCGAGCGGCGGATCAATGCCGGTGATAACACCATTCATACCCCCTGGCAAATGCCGGACAGTGCCCAGGGGGTTGGTACTTGCTGTGTAACACGAGGGGGGCTCTCCCATTGGATCCGGATTAAAAATAAAAAAATAGAAAATTTTCAGATGGTGGTACCATCCACCTGGAACCTTGGGCCCAGGTGCGCCAACGGCAAAATAGGACCTGTGGAGCAATCTTTGATCGGTTGTCCCTGCCCTGATCCGGACAGGCCTGTGGAAATCTTAAGGACGGTTCACTCCTTTGATCCTTGCATCGCATGTGCTGTACATGTCATCGACAACCGTGGGCAGCCTTGA
- a CDS encoding methyl-accepting chemotaxis protein: MNPIFEKINSRLWIKIMLPVSVVIILVMGISLWFNVKNQTRLGMEQLDDQNLSLAQAVEGGMFDALAVGDNDTVRAQFKRLDKEVANMKVYVYNFNKVITFSTDLSAVGKSMDDYANSVSINDVDEMITKGKSSHASFITSQDQTDYIIKNEPILNEKRCYHCHGKRTVLGGISVLSSMVPVQEGIASAEKTSFIISLIGLIVTISMIWLLFVLLVNKKVGRVLATADRLGEKNFTQIDEIGPGDEINHILNRLNFVTRELGGTIRQVVANSTELADASNHMNQIAQTLDNSSSNASDRASQASAAAEEMSATNKTIATAMDDASESVQMLASTVEEMGATVSEISKNATESKSVIDDLVTGFEQILNAVKDLGKQAHDVDAVTDEIRTIAEQVSLLALNAKIEAARAGEAGKGFAVVAQEITELALDSNQATLKADEKLAGIKSVAENLTARVTGLAEDVKNSDQAMTGIAAAVEEQNVSTQEISQSIHMVSEKIVEVNENVTQGALAADEIAQSVVGVEEVSADVGNQSQELSQSAQNLSKMAQDFSDMMQQFKV; encoded by the coding sequence ATGAACCCCATTTTTGAAAAGATTAACAGCAGATTATGGATCAAAATAATGCTCCCTGTCAGTGTTGTTATCATCCTGGTCATGGGTATTTCCCTGTGGTTCAACGTCAAGAATCAGACGCGCCTGGGTATGGAACAGCTCGATGACCAAAATTTAAGCCTGGCTCAGGCTGTCGAGGGCGGCATGTTCGATGCGCTTGCCGTCGGGGATAACGATACGGTCAGGGCCCAGTTTAAACGGTTGGACAAAGAAGTCGCCAACATGAAGGTGTATGTGTATAACTTTAATAAAGTGATTACATTTTCAACCGACCTATCTGCTGTGGGCAAGTCTATGGACGATTATGCCAACAGTGTCTCAATCAATGATGTAGACGAAATGATAACCAAGGGGAAATCTTCCCATGCGTCATTTATTACAAGCCAGGACCAGACAGACTATATTATTAAAAATGAACCGATATTAAATGAGAAAAGGTGTTATCACTGCCATGGGAAACGGACTGTTTTAGGTGGTATATCAGTGCTCTCCTCCATGGTGCCGGTTCAAGAAGGGATTGCCTCGGCTGAAAAGACAAGTTTTATAATTTCCTTGATTGGTTTGATCGTCACCATTTCTATGATTTGGCTTCTTTTTGTCTTACTTGTGAATAAAAAGGTCGGCAGAGTGCTGGCAACCGCTGACAGACTTGGAGAAAAGAATTTTACCCAGATAGATGAGATCGGGCCCGGAGATGAGATCAACCATATTCTTAATCGGCTTAACTTTGTTACAAGGGAGCTTGGCGGCACAATCAGGCAGGTCGTAGCCAATTCCACAGAATTGGCCGATGCCTCCAACCATATGAATCAGATTGCCCAGACCCTGGATAACTCCAGTTCCAATGCCTCTGACAGGGCCTCCCAGGCATCTGCAGCCGCAGAAGAGATGAGTGCCACCAACAAAACAATTGCCACGGCCATGGATGATGCGTCGGAAAGTGTCCAGATGCTTGCATCTACCGTTGAAGAGATGGGGGCCACTGTTAGTGAAATTTCGAAAAATGCCACGGAATCCAAATCCGTTATAGACGATTTGGTAACAGGATTTGAACAGATTCTTAACGCGGTTAAAGATTTGGGTAAACAGGCCCACGATGTGGATGCCGTCACCGACGAAATCCGCACCATCGCCGAACAGGTCTCGTTACTGGCATTGAATGCTAAGATTGAAGCAGCCAGAGCCGGCGAGGCAGGAAAGGGGTTTGCGGTTGTTGCCCAGGAAATTACCGAGTTGGCACTGGACAGTAATCAGGCCACCTTGAAGGCAGATGAAAAGCTGGCCGGCATTAAGTCCGTGGCCGAAAATTTAACCGCTCGGGTAACGGGACTGGCAGAAGATGTTAAAAATAGTGATCAGGCCATGACAGGCATTGCCGCCGCCGTGGAGGAGCAAAACGTTTCCACCCAGGAAATATCCCAAAGCATTCATATGGTAAGTGAGAAAATCGTCGAAGTTAATGAAAACGTTACACAGGGAGCCCTTGCGGCAGATGAGATTGCCCAGTCCGTTGTTGGGGTCGAAGAGGTGTCGGCTGACGTAGGCAATCAGAGCCAGGAGCTCAGTCAAAGCGCACAAAATTTATCCAAAATGGCCCAGGACTTCTCCGATATGATGCAACAATTTAAGGTGTAG
- a CDS encoding NAD(P)H-dependent oxidoreductase, with protein sequence MKKIGIIVGSLRKESFNRSVANYLTSVAPEGCSFSFPDIGGLELYNQDLDDTPTEAWVKFRDEIKAVDALLFVTPEYNRSIPGVLKNAIDIGSRPYGQSVWTRKPGGIVSVSPGAIGGFGAHQHLKQVLSCLNVYIMNQPEAYVGNIMEALDDSGKVVSEHTQTFLSKYMNSFIRWIERF encoded by the coding sequence ATGAAGAAAATTGGAATAATCGTTGGCAGCCTTAGAAAAGAGTCTTTTAATCGCTCTGTGGCAAACTATCTGACCTCAGTCGCTCCTGAAGGATGTTCTTTCAGCTTCCCCGATATTGGCGGATTGGAACTTTACAATCAGGACCTGGACGACACGCCTACTGAGGCCTGGGTCAAATTTAGAGATGAAATAAAAGCGGTGGATGCCCTTTTGTTTGTTACACCAGAGTACAACAGATCCATACCAGGCGTTTTGAAAAATGCCATTGATATTGGTTCCAGACCTTACGGACAAAGTGTGTGGACCCGAAAACCGGGAGGCATTGTCAGTGTCTCCCCGGGCGCTATCGGCGGCTTCGGTGCACATCAGCATCTAAAACAGGTGCTCTCCTGTTTAAATGTTTACATCATGAACCAACCGGAAGCTTATGTGGGCAATATTATGGAGGCATTAGACGATTCAGGTAAGGTCGTGTCCGAACATACCCAGACTTTTCTATCCAAATACATGAATAGTTTTATTCGGTGGATCGAGCGGTTTTAA
- a CDS encoding universal stress protein yields MQIYKNILVTMDCSPVDDRILEHVAQLALQNQSNVFLLHVVHSHTLDEHRALTQKADTFLAERRQKLVEQGINTNVLQRSGEPDEQILKEIEDGHYDLVAMGTHGHSTFGQILFGSVSKTLKQKINIPLLLLGPE; encoded by the coding sequence ATGCAGATATACAAAAACATACTGGTTACCATGGACTGCTCACCGGTGGATGACCGGATCCTTGAGCATGTGGCCCAACTGGCCCTGCAAAATCAGTCCAACGTTTTTTTGTTGCACGTGGTCCATTCCCATACCCTGGATGAACACAGGGCATTGACCCAAAAGGCAGATACGTTTTTGGCAGAAAGACGTCAAAAACTGGTCGAACAGGGTATTAATACCAACGTGTTGCAGCGTAGCGGAGAACCGGATGAACAGATTCTCAAAGAAATTGAAGATGGCCACTACGACCTTGTGGCCATGGGCACCCACGGTCATTCGACCTTTGGGCAGATTCTGTTCGGCAGTGTATCAAAGACCCTTAAACAAAAAATTAATATTCCGCTTTTGTTGTTAGGGCCAGAATAA
- a CDS encoding Nramp family divalent metal transporter: MRNILERFRFKILLRFLGPGFLVTVGFIDPGNWATNIEGGSRFGYSLLWVITLSTIMLIVIQNMAAKLGIATGKSLAVNIRDQFSRPVSAMLGLTIVLACVATDVAELLGGAIGFNLLFGMPLWMGALLTVGLETFLIVSQRYHRLETIIMGFLAIIALCYLIEIYIVKPDWSAALPATVVPHLNRESIYVAMAILGAVVMPHNIFLHSNVIHSRKWGVSEDEKMSQLNYEKIDTLAAMIMGWLVNSSMIIVAAAVFAKNQAAVTSIEQASATLTPLAGPLAGFLFAVALVFAGVGSSVTSSMAEVNVITGFLGKPEDPRTLLYRFSVFATAIPSFLIIVLSMDTYKILIFSQVVLSIQLPFTLIPLLILCKDKNRMGKFASGPIEFTAAIVISAIVIILNIYLLYTTVTGA; this comes from the coding sequence ATGCGCAATATTCTGGAAAGATTCCGGTTCAAAATCCTGCTTAGATTCCTGGGCCCCGGATTTCTTGTAACCGTAGGATTCATTGATCCGGGTAACTGGGCCACGAACATCGAAGGCGGCTCAAGGTTCGGATACTCGTTATTATGGGTAATCACCTTGAGCACGATTATGCTCATTGTGATTCAAAACATGGCGGCAAAACTCGGGATTGCCACCGGCAAATCCCTGGCTGTTAATATCAGGGATCAATTTTCAAGGCCGGTTTCGGCCATGCTGGGCCTGACCATTGTCCTTGCCTGCGTTGCCACGGATGTGGCTGAGCTGTTAGGGGGCGCCATCGGGTTTAATCTGCTTTTCGGCATGCCCCTGTGGATGGGCGCACTTTTAACCGTGGGGCTTGAAACCTTTTTAATTGTCAGCCAGCGATATCACCGGCTTGAAACCATTATAATGGGATTTTTGGCCATCATTGCCCTGTGCTATCTCATTGAAATTTACATTGTCAAACCGGACTGGTCCGCAGCGCTGCCGGCCACGGTGGTCCCCCATCTGAATCGGGAAAGTATTTACGTTGCCATGGCTATTTTAGGCGCGGTGGTGATGCCCCATAACATCTTTTTGCACTCCAACGTGATCCATTCCCGTAAATGGGGGGTCTCGGAAGATGAAAAAATGTCTCAGCTTAATTACGAAAAAATAGACACCCTGGCGGCCATGATCATGGGATGGTTGGTTAATTCGTCCATGATCATTGTGGCGGCAGCCGTATTTGCAAAAAACCAGGCGGCCGTCACAAGCATTGAACAGGCATCTGCAACTCTGACGCCCCTGGCAGGTCCTCTGGCGGGTTTTCTTTTTGCCGTGGCCCTGGTCTTTGCCGGCGTAGGGTCTTCGGTGACATCATCCATGGCCGAGGTCAATGTCATCACAGGATTCTTAGGAAAGCCCGAGGACCCCAGAACTCTTTTATACCGATTTTCTGTATTTGCCACAGCCATACCGTCGTTTTTGATCATTGTTCTATCCATGGACACCTATAAAATCCTTATTTTCAGCCAGGTGGTCTTAAGCATCCAGCTGCCGTTCACGCTGATTCCGCTGTTAATACTGTGCAAAGATAAAAACCGCATGGGCAAATTCGCCTCGGGACCGATTGAATTTACAGCGGCCATTGTGATTTCAGCCATTGTCATTATTTTAAATATTTACCTGCTTTATACCACGGTCACAGGAGCTTGA
- a CDS encoding hydrogenase small subunit: MSGKNLFHAYKLSHGEKKISRREFMKYCGTMAAFMGMGPSFIPEIAHAVIAKKRPSVVYLHGAECTGCTEALLRSHMPFFDEIIMNTISLDYCETIMAAAGHAAHGALEKALNNPEGFICVIEGAIPTFHGGEYGKVGGQTIFQLCAGVASKAKAVIAMGTCACFGGVQAAAPNPSGAKGVNEALKAVGVNAINISGCPPNPANFVGTVLYLLTKGMPYLDTWNRPSMFYAETVHDQCPRQKHFNRGEFALSFDSPEAKKGYCLYQLGCKGPFTYNNCPTALFNQVSWPVQAGAPCIGCSEPDFWDKYSPFYRPIMDGPKG; encoded by the coding sequence TTTATGGGAATGGGACCGTCCTTTATCCCTGAAATTGCCCATGCTGTTATCGCCAAAAAACGGCCGTCTGTCGTCTACCTGCACGGTGCTGAATGTACCGGATGCACCGAAGCGCTGCTCCGGTCCCATATGCCCTTTTTTGACGAAATCATCATGAATACCATTTCCCTTGACTATTGTGAGACCATTATGGCCGCTGCAGGTCATGCGGCCCATGGCGCACTGGAAAAAGCCCTGAATAACCCGGAAGGCTTTATCTGCGTCATTGAGGGGGCCATTCCAACATTTCACGGCGGGGAGTACGGTAAAGTCGGTGGACAGACAATCTTTCAGCTTTGTGCAGGCGTCGCATCCAAGGCAAAGGCCGTCATTGCCATGGGGACCTGTGCCTGCTTTGGCGGTGTCCAGGCAGCTGCTCCCAACCCTTCCGGGGCCAAGGGGGTGAATGAGGCATTAAAGGCTGTGGGGGTCAATGCTATTAATATTTCAGGTTGCCCCCCGAATCCTGCTAATTTTGTGGGAACGGTGCTTTATCTGCTCACCAAAGGCATGCCTTATCTGGACACCTGGAACCGGCCCTCTATGTTTTATGCAGAGACGGTTCATGACCAATGCCCCCGCCAAAAGCATTTTAATCGCGGGGAATTTGCTTTGAGTTTTGACAGTCCTGAAGCAAAAAAAGGCTATTGTCTTTATCAACTGGGATGCAAAGGGCCTTTTACATACAATAACTGTCCCACAGCCCTGTTTAATCAGGTCAGCTGGCCGGTCCAGGCCGGCGCCCCATGTATAGGGTGCAGCGAGCCTGATTTCTGGGATAAGTATTCTCCTTTTTACCGGCCTATCATGGATGGTCCCAAAGGTTAA
- a CDS encoding ferritin codes for MLVPEVENALNKQLNAEIYSSYLYVSMAAQCKADDLDGFSAWLETQAQEEMTHAAKFYNFIIQRGGRVKLAGIDAPQIEWDSPLAVFEDTLAHEQKVSAMINDLMEIAIAQKDHATQIFLQWFVTEQVEEEESVGMVLGKIKRVKDSAQGMYLLDQELGQRQPAPLPGTTPAAE; via the coding sequence ATGCTGGTACCTGAAGTTGAAAATGCCCTGAACAAACAACTAAATGCTGAAATTTATTCATCATATCTTTATGTATCCATGGCGGCCCAGTGCAAGGCTGACGATCTGGACGGCTTTTCTGCCTGGCTGGAAACCCAGGCCCAGGAAGAGATGACCCATGCCGCCAAATTTTATAATTTTATCATCCAAAGAGGGGGTCGGGTTAAGCTGGCCGGCATTGACGCCCCACAGATCGAATGGGACAGCCCCCTTGCGGTCTTTGAAGACACCCTGGCCCACGAACAAAAGGTCTCTGCCATGATTAATGATCTCATGGAGATCGCTATTGCACAAAAAGACCATGCCACCCAAATTTTTCTGCAATGGTTTGTAACCGAACAGGTGGAAGAAGAAGAAAGTGTGGGTATGGTGCTTGGAAAAATCAAGCGGGTTAAAGATTCGGCCCAGGGGATGTATCTTCTGGACCAGGAATTGGGACAGCGCCAACCCGCCCCACTGCCTGGCACAACACCCGCGGCTGAATAA
- a CDS encoding cytochrome c family protein has product MRFQFMTALITALFFSISWPVFAEEKKFVGINACRDCHEEQYDTFMKYSKKADSFLEIKKMEKSLTSEEYAECFECHTTGYGKPGGFVSESQTPDLKNPGCEVCHGPGSVHVETEDPDDIITEITMDHCVVCHDKGRIDEFNFTPLVYSGAH; this is encoded by the coding sequence ATGCGTTTTCAGTTTATGACTGCTCTAATAACCGCCCTTTTCTTTTCCATCTCCTGGCCGGTTTTTGCAGAAGAAAAAAAATTTGTGGGGATAAACGCCTGCAGGGACTGCCATGAGGAGCAGTATGACACTTTCATGAAGTACTCTAAAAAGGCAGACTCTTTTCTGGAGATTAAAAAGATGGAAAAAAGTCTTACGTCCGAAGAGTATGCAGAGTGCTTTGAATGCCATACAACCGGTTATGGCAAGCCGGGTGGGTTCGTCTCGGAAAGTCAGACCCCTGACTTGAAAAATCCCGGCTGTGAAGTCTGCCATGGCCCCGGCAGTGTTCATGTTGAGACCGAGGATCCAGACGATATTATTACTGAGATTACTATGGACCATTGTGTTGTTTGTCATGACAAAGGGCGGATTGACGAATTCAATTTTACACCACTGGTCTATAGCGGCGCCCATTAA
- a CDS encoding sigma 54-interacting transcriptional regulator — protein sequence MEKFTHSLLDLHNLNLVVDNLKVGVMAHTTERIITVFNKEAEKITGYSKQEVLGKDCHEVFQAPFCGSKCSFCEDSPKLSGGTKEYPITIVTKTGETRHLEMTVYCIQDHEGEIRGVVASFRDMTDSIRLSLKAEDLSNFAGIIGKDKAMQDIFRQIRDVALYNYPVHVSGETGTGKERVAYAIHDISSYGNGSFVPVNCGAIPEGIVESELFGHVKGAFSGAVKERKGRFELAHKGTLFLDEVAELPLKTQVKLLRFLQEGSFEKVGGEKKISVDVRIISATNKDLAEEVRTERFREDLYYRLNVIPVHLPPLRERKNDIPLLAEHFLREAEKENKKPVPELAPDTIREMMDYHWPGNVRELKNVIQFSVVRSRGSVILPTDLPFSSNRQPLRPVVSNEPAEPNVTFTRGKLNQENVQAALVKTGGNKSKAARVLGVGRATLYRFLSDHPEVKAFSDTF from the coding sequence ATGGAAAAATTTACACATTCTCTGCTGGATCTTCACAATTTAAACCTCGTAGTGGACAATCTTAAAGTCGGTGTCATGGCACATACCACAGAGCGGATCATTACTGTTTTCAATAAAGAAGCAGAAAAAATTACCGGATACAGCAAACAAGAAGTTCTGGGCAAAGACTGCCACGAAGTATTTCAGGCACCGTTCTGCGGCTCTAAATGTTCCTTTTGCGAAGATTCTCCGAAACTTTCCGGCGGCACCAAGGAATACCCGATTACCATCGTCACCAAAACAGGAGAGACCCGCCACCTGGAAATGACCGTTTACTGCATCCAGGATCATGAAGGAGAAATCCGGGGGGTGGTGGCCTCTTTCCGGGATATGACCGATTCCATTCGCCTGTCTCTTAAAGCCGAAGATCTTTCCAATTTTGCAGGCATCATCGGCAAGGACAAAGCCATGCAGGACATTTTCCGGCAGATCCGGGATGTGGCCCTGTATAATTACCCGGTTCATGTCTCCGGTGAAACCGGCACAGGCAAGGAACGCGTAGCCTACGCGATTCATGACATATCTTCCTACGGAAACGGCAGTTTTGTCCCGGTCAACTGCGGAGCCATTCCCGAAGGCATTGTGGAAAGTGAGTTGTTCGGCCATGTGAAAGGCGCATTCTCAGGGGCTGTCAAGGAACGCAAAGGCCGGTTTGAGCTGGCCCATAAGGGGACCCTGTTCCTGGACGAAGTGGCGGAATTGCCGTTGAAAACCCAAGTAAAACTGTTACGGTTCTTACAGGAGGGATCCTTTGAAAAAGTAGGCGGAGAGAAAAAGATCAGCGTGGATGTCAGAATTATTTCAGCCACCAACAAAGATCTGGCAGAAGAAGTCCGGACCGAGCGGTTCAGAGAAGACCTTTACTACCGGCTCAACGTCATTCCCGTACACCTGCCCCCCCTGCGTGAAAGGAAAAACGATATTCCGCTTTTGGCCGAGCATTTCCTTCGAGAGGCGGAAAAAGAAAACAAAAAACCCGTACCGGAACTTGCCCCGGACACCATTCGGGAAATGATGGATTACCATTGGCCCGGCAATGTCAGAGAATTAAAAAATGTGATTCAGTTTTCTGTGGTCCGGTCCCGGGGCAGCGTTATCCTGCCCACGGATCTTCCCTTTTCATCTAACAGACAGCCTTTAAGGCCTGTTGTATCAAATGAACCTGCGGAGCCTAACGTTACATTTACCCGGGGGAAACTCAATCAGGAAAATGTCCAGGCAGCCCTGGTTAAAACCGGAGGCAACAAATCTAAAGCTGCCCGGGTGTTGGGTGTGGGCAGAGCAACCCTGTACCGTTTTTTAAGTGACCATCCCGAGGTCAAAGCCTTTTCAGACACCTTCTAA
- a CDS encoding glutathione peroxidase encodes MDIYDISLTTLQGKTISMADFKGTVLLVVNTASKCGFTPQFKGLQFLYETYHDKGFYVLGFPCNQFAGQEPGSKEEIQQVCAINYGVTFPMFQKVDVNGKNAHSLFRFLKEKQSGLTGKAIKWNFTKFLIDTSGNPVKRYAPVTKPEKLIKDIELLLTT; translated from the coding sequence ATGGATATTTATGACATCTCTCTGACAACGCTTCAGGGCAAAACCATCTCAATGGCAGATTTTAAAGGAACGGTTCTACTCGTTGTAAACACGGCAAGCAAATGTGGATTTACCCCTCAGTTTAAAGGGCTGCAATTCCTGTATGAGACATACCATGACAAAGGTTTTTATGTCCTGGGATTTCCATGTAATCAGTTTGCCGGCCAGGAACCGGGATCAAAAGAAGAGATCCAACAGGTATGCGCCATCAATTACGGCGTTACCTTTCCCATGTTCCAGAAGGTGGATGTGAACGGAAAAAATGCCCATTCACTGTTCCGTTTTTTAAAAGAAAAACAATCCGGATTAACCGGCAAGGCCATTAAATGGAATTTCACTAAATTTCTCATTGATACTTCGGGAAACCCGGTCAAAAGATATGCACCTGTCACCAAGCCGGAAAAACTAATAAAAGATATTGAGCTGCTTTTAACGACGTGA
- a CDS encoding diguanylate cyclase has product MKKKFQINLASFVLVFLIFVGVIPILIFFLLTQQKVVSELTALEEEQQLNHFQKDLDQLKSKIKSYENMIGLVSQLPAAFELLDHGNNLSGAIDKTIARQRYNGVLSRAFQRHNEVINIHILDMDRHVKFSLIKDPDTQQYHYETVKKINIAPCLLDQTARMSEKDFYLSPLIAQNRDDGSGNELIFQILTPIFLKGKKVGIFCCDIDINILSATCHKIHWVCGNGTYLSIQNIRKNGFDVFPKLDELFQKGEPGIWREGPTHMVWVPVFKGGNCPLFFWAGTEISLHIVQNTIHNIRLNALKVFLALLVVLLLISLVFARGIKTHSAQFLSHLKRSIMQKQNTFSKTNGWIRDFHTFSENLVLIFEQNRQLELERQKTLYLLEQKEAQLLESNRRLKEMASLDALTGIPNRRVFDDYIKKIWGLQARSKNEISVIFCDIDYFKKYNDVYGHPSGDKCLKLVAECLESTVKRSGDLIARYGGEEFLVVLAETKSENALFVAQSLQKAVEQLQLPHSSSLVSDHVTLSIGVASAIPNAEVSHEVLIKHADLALYQAKEEGRNRIVMYQDLSQNRQ; this is encoded by the coding sequence ATGAAAAAGAAATTTCAGATCAACCTTGCCTCATTTGTTTTAGTGTTCCTGATTTTTGTTGGCGTTATACCCATTCTCATTTTTTTTCTTTTGACACAGCAGAAGGTGGTCTCCGAATTAACGGCTCTTGAAGAGGAACAGCAGCTCAACCATTTTCAAAAGGATTTAGACCAGCTCAAATCCAAGATTAAATCCTATGAAAATATGATTGGTTTGGTATCTCAACTGCCGGCTGCTTTTGAACTCCTTGATCATGGAAATAATCTGTCTGGTGCCATTGATAAAACGATTGCCCGGCAAAGATACAATGGTGTCTTGTCCAGAGCATTCCAGAGGCATAATGAGGTTATTAATATTCACATCTTGGATATGGATCGCCACGTCAAATTTTCTTTGATAAAAGATCCCGACACCCAGCAATACCATTATGAAACTGTAAAAAAAATTAATATTGCGCCTTGTTTGCTTGACCAGACGGCTCGTATGTCTGAAAAAGATTTTTATCTGAGTCCTTTGATCGCGCAAAACAGGGATGATGGAAGCGGGAATGAGCTTATTTTTCAGATTTTAACGCCTATTTTTTTAAAAGGCAAAAAGGTCGGTATCTTCTGCTGCGATATTGACATCAACATCCTATCCGCCACCTGTCATAAAATTCACTGGGTCTGTGGAAACGGTACTTATCTGTCCATTCAGAACATTCGGAAAAATGGATTTGATGTTTTTCCGAAACTGGACGAATTGTTTCAGAAAGGCGAACCGGGGATCTGGAGAGAAGGCCCGACCCATATGGTGTGGGTGCCTGTGTTCAAAGGTGGTAATTGTCCTCTTTTCTTTTGGGCGGGGACGGAAATTTCGCTTCATATTGTTCAGAACACCATTCATAATATAAGGTTGAATGCTCTGAAAGTTTTTTTGGCACTGCTGGTCGTGCTGTTGCTCATTTCGCTGGTATTTGCACGAGGTATTAAAACACATTCAGCCCAATTTCTGAGCCACCTGAAACGGTCTATCATGCAAAAACAGAATACCTTTTCTAAGACCAATGGATGGATACGGGATTTTCATACGTTTTCTGAAAATTTGGTGCTGATTTTTGAACAAAATAGGCAGCTTGAACTCGAGCGCCAGAAGACGCTTTATTTATTAGAACAAAAAGAGGCTCAGCTTCTTGAGTCGAATAGACGGCTTAAGGAGATGGCTTCCCTGGACGCCCTGACAGGAATTCCCAACCGTAGGGTTTTTGACGACTATATCAAAAAGATCTGGGGGCTTCAGGCAAGAAGCAAAAATGAGATATCCGTGATATTCTGTGACATAGATTATTTTAAGAAATATAATGATGTCTATGGGCATCCATCCGGAGACAAATGCTTAAAGCTGGTTGCTGAATGTCTGGAATCAACTGTTAAACGGTCGGGAGATCTTATTGCCCGGTACGGTGGAGAGGAGTTTCTTGTAGTTCTCGCGGAAACAAAGTCAGAAAATGCCCTGTTCGTTGCTCAGAGCCTCCAGAAGGCTGTTGAGCAGCTGCAACTTCCCCATTCAAGCTCTCTCGTCTCAGACCATGTCACGTTGAGTATCGGGGTTGCATCGGCAATACCCAACGCTGAAGTGTCCCATGAGGTTCTGATAAAACATGCTGATTTGGCCTTATACCAGGCCAAAGAGGAGGGCCGAAACAGAATTGTCATGTATCAGGACTTGTCTCAAAATCGACAATAG